The Felis catus isolate Fca126 chromosome B2, F.catus_Fca126_mat1.0, whole genome shotgun sequence region GGGACAGGATCACACAACATCCAGTGGATGTATGGCTGTGACATCGGACCGAACAGCCGCCTCCTCCGCGGGTACAGTCAGGTGTCCTATGACGGCAAAGATTACATCGCCCTGAACGAGGACCTGGGCTCCTGGACCGCGGCGGACACCGCGGCGCAGATCACCCGCCACACGTGGGAGGTGGCCTGTGCTGCAGAGCACTACAGGAACTACCTGGAGGGCGTGTGCGTGGAGTCGCTCACCAAATAcctggagatggggaaggagaggcTGCTGCGCGCAGGTACCGGGACCTCGGGGCCTCCCCGATCTCCCCTCCACTGGGGCTGGCTTCCCACGAGGAAGGGAAAATGGACTCAGTGTCATGACTCCTCCCacgggtggggaagagggagatcCGCCTCGGAGTTCATCTGCCTACTAGAGGCTGACTCACCTTGAGGGTGCTTTTCTCTAAAAGAGAGACAGGAATCCAGTCTCTCCCTGGGGTGCAGGTTGAGACATCCCAGAAATAACCCATCAGCAGTTCCCTCTGACCCTGGCAGCCACCTTGTGAACCCTGACCTTCCCTCTCAAGGCCTTGTCTCCATCTGGGAACATATTTGGAGACCTGACTCCGGGTTTTCTGAGTCACTCACCCTCCACCACACTCAGGACCACAGTGTGTGCCCCCCTTGGACCTGCAGCCTCCTACCTGGGCTTCTCTCCCTGATTCCAGAACTCAACAAGGATCAGGAGATCCCAAAGGCTAGACTGCTCTCTGGGTTTTGTGCTTCTTCCATCCAGACCAGTGGTCCCGTCCACCTCAGGATGGTCACATGGATGCGGTTTCAGTGGCCCATAAAGCTAAACCACAGTGTGGATTCTCTGATTCTTCTTCCTCAGAGTCTCCCAAAACACACGTGACCCGCCACCGGATCTCTGACCATGAGGTGACCCTGAGGTGCTGGGCCTTGGGCTTCTACCCTGCGGAGATCACCCTGACCTGGCAGCATGATGGGCAGGACCACACCCAGGACACAGAACTTGTGGAGACGAGACCTGCGGGAGATGGGACCTTCCAGAAGTGGGCGGCTGTGGTGGTGCCttctggagaggagcagagatacACGTGCCATGTGCAGCACGAGGGGCTGCCCGAGCCCATCACCCTGAGATGGGGTAAGGAGGGTTTGGGGTCGAGCCCCTGTCAGGGAACGCAGGGCCCTTCTGGAGAATTTCACAAAGTCAGGACTGAAGCCAGATATCTGGGCCCctcaccttccttccctttccagagCCATCCTCTCAGCCCTCCATCCCCATCCTGGGCATCATTGTTGCTGTGGTTGTCCTTGTGGTCATTGTGGTGGTTGGAGCTGTGATCTGGAGAAAGAAGTTCTCAGGTAGGAACAGAGTGGGGGGATGTGAGTTCTCTTGTCCCGCTGGGGGGTTTCCTAGGTAGCACATTGTCCTGCCCAGTTCCTGGGAAGTTCCATCCACACACATGGACCTGCCCACTCTGGAGCCGTTACTAACATTCACTCTGTAGCAAAGCACTTGTGAAAATGAAGGACAGATTTTCACTTGGTAATTCTGGTGACGGGGACCTGATTCCCAGCAGTgacaggacagagaggaaggtCCCTGCTCCGGACAGACCTCCAGCAAGTGGTTGTCCcgtgaccccacccccaccccctcacacacacctcTTTCTTCATGTATCCAATCTTGTCCTGGGTCTTCAGTCAGAATTCTGGAAACTTCATTGTGAACTAGAGTTAGGAGGTTGCTCTAGGATCCCATGGCCCAGCTGTCCCAGGTGTCTAACATGCTATTTTCTTCCACAGGAAGAAAAGGACCAAGCTACTCTCATGCTGCACGTAAGTATGGAGGGGGTGATCCCTGAAACCTGGAATAGTGTAGACAGGACCCCATGGGGATTTCACCCCCTCCCATAGTTGCTCCTTTAGTCTCAGCTCCTGTGGCTCTGATCACATCCTGTTTGTTCTACCCCAGGCGATGACAGTACCCAGGGCTCTGATTCGTCTCTCATGGCTCCTAAAGGTAAGACTCTGGAGGGTGAAGTGGGAAGGAGTGGGGGCACTAGGGACACTTTGAGCATGAAGGGGGCAGTTGAAATGTGGCACTTATGTGACTGACCTAAATGTGttcatgataatttttttttacagtgtgaGACCCGCTGCCTGTGGTGCACTGAGCGATGCAGGATCTGTTCATGCTCCCACTTGGTGACATCGAGATCCCCCTGACTTCCTGCAGGTGGTGTCAGAATGTGTCTGCGTTCCTATTAGCATATCGTGAGGACACAggagactgccccccccccctccatgaCCCCTCCCCGTACTGATTCGTGTTCCCTTTCTGAGCTGCTTTCCTGTTCTAGCAGAGTCAGTGCTGGACCGTCTCCGTCCCCGTCTTTTTTTCATGTTGGGCTGAGTACTGACTCCTTACTTCCCTACTGACAATGAGAATCCAGATatgaatttgtgttttgtaatTCTGGGTATGTGGGGATGATGAGGTAATAAAAGAGAAGATTTTTAgagttgaaagagaaaataaatgaaagccctGAGAACCTTCCAGAACCCGCATGTTTCCTGTGCCGTGTCTGTTgcaggtggggacaggagagggctGGAGGAGCTGATCGGGGACGGAGCCCGGGTCCAGTCGGTGCTCAGTGCATAATTAGTGTGACGTGCTCCCTCCTCAGCTGGGTCATGTCTCTGCTCCTTGTCCTGTCCCTTCTGTGGAAACTTGTCTCACCAGGATTGTGACCACAGGGACTTGGACGTCACCTGTCACCCGGGCCTTGGGCAGCAAATGATTCCTGTGACTGGGTCAGAGGAATCTGGGTCAGGAACCCACGCTCCATCCTGGGTTGTGCCCTCAGGCCCatcttttgggtgttttttttcccttgtttctgTGGAGCATCAGGCCTGTTTTTGCTCTTGTGTCCGAgttcctgtctccttctccccagaTGACCCCGGTGGTTACAGCACCAGGAGTCCTTTGGGCTGTCGTTCCGCAGGCCAAGGTGGGCCCTGCACACAGGAGTCTCTGTGGTTTGGAGACATGAATTTTCAGATTCATCCATCTCCTCCCTCTAGAGCTGTCTTCTGGATTATTCTTTAGATTCTGGAGGTCGAGAGGAAACTGGGAGTTTCTCATCCTTTTTCAATTTCAGTTAGTTTCtaccttccctgtctctctgtctcctctccctgcccttagTTCTGGTGATACTGGTTCTGGCTCCCATCCACGTTCATGGATTTATAAAGCAGGGTCTCGTGTAGATTTCTGTGTGGCGGAGAAAGAGCCCCATAGAACCTAAATAGAGTGATTCTGAAGACAGGACTGTAACTGTGTGCTGTGCTGTTTAGGGGATACGCTGTGGGAGGGGGAAgttgagcagagagagggaggggcagcccTGGGGCAAGTAGAGGCGGCACTGATGGTGAGGTGGGGGCACTTTGTGCAGGAGCTGCCACGGACCGGCTGTGCCTGAGGCTCATCCAGAAGACAGAGGTCTTCTCCACTGACCAATCGTTCCACTGATAATCTCGTGTGCCACGTGCAGGACCCGCTATTTTTTTCATCTAGGACACCTCAGTAAGTAAGAAGAGGCAAACATGCTGGTCTTGTGGATAATATGTCCTAGGGGTGAGGGACAGACTCCACTTGACCCTGGAACAATGTGGGGACTGAGGGCAATGACCCCACTGAGCAGTCAGAAATccaagtataacttttgactcccctgaAACTTAAATATTACCACTAATAACGTAGTGTTGATAAGAAGCCTTACTGAAAACGTGAACAgtcatttaacacatattttgtacattatatgtatatgtaacatgtattcttacaataaattaGGCTGGGGAAAATAGTAAGAAAGCATAAGAGAAAGTGCACTGACAGCACTTGTTGTAAAAAGGTCCACATATCGGTGGATGTGCACAGTTCGCACCAGTGTAATTCAGAGTCaactgtatattatataaatgtggTAAATAAGGGAAGTATTTAAATTGGAAattggttggggtgcctgggtggctcagtcggttaagcatctgacttcggctcaggtcatgatctcatggtttgtgggttcgagccccacatcgggctctgtgctgacagctcagagcctggaacctgtttcagattctgtgtctccctctctgcccctcccccacctgcactctgtctccctcgtctcaaatataatcattaaaaaaaatacaaaaataaattgaaaattgaTAGGTGCTTTGAGGAAGGTGATCCAGAGAGTTACCTGTGCGGGGACAGGGAAGGTGGCTACTTTTCTACGGTGGTAAGTGTGAGCCTCACTGGGAAGGTGACCTCTGAGAGATGTGCAGGACACAAGGAGTTGTTGAAGAGCATGTCTCAGGGAGTTCTTTCCAGGCAGGGGAACCACCAGGCACACGCACTAGGGCAGGAGCGTGTCCTTGTTCAAGGAAGGGTGagaggccactgtggctggagcagagagcaCGTGAAATGCGGTCAGATGTCTAGACTTTAGGATTAGAAGGCTTTTGAGTTTTCTCTGAGTGACATGTGGAGTCACTAGATGGTTTAGAACAGGTGGTCTGCCTGGGACTACTTCTCTTTAGAAGCATCTGTTTGCTGCTGTGCAGAATCGAGAGGTGAAGGGCGGGAGACCAGTACGGAAACTGTAGGAAACCAGTGTAGTTTCCAGGAGGGGGgatgttggatttattttggggtttgaagagagaaaataacaggAAGTGGCTGTAGTCtggttagtgtgtgtgtgtgtgtgtgtgtgtgtgtgtgtgtatgttctgGATACATTTAAAGATGAACTTTGCAGCATGTCCTAATGTATTACTTCTGGGTTGTGAGAAGGAGGAATCAAGGACAGCATCCAATACTTCAGACTGCAAGAAGAAAGGGGGGGGTGTCTTCCAATGAGACGGGGAAGATTTTGGAAGTAGGACATTTGGGGAAGCTGCATCATAGGCACCCAATTTTGGCATGTCGAATCTGAGATTATTAGAAATGCAAGTGAAGTTCCATCTGGATATAGAGTACAGGGTGGGAGAAATATCTAGGTTGGAGGAATAGATATGGAGGTGACCCCATATAAATGATGCTTAGAGCCTTCAGCATTTGAGGTCACCAAGGGGTTGATGGctatagaagagaaaggaacaggacCAAACCCTGGACTCCTCAGTGCTAAGCAAGCTGATCAGAGTACACGCACATACTGAACAGTTCTGGTTCTACACCTAGAAGGCACATAGACCAGGGAGACCCGACCTTCATTGTCCACTGGATTTTCCTGGACTTAGGAAGAGCTAGACAGTCTGGAGTAGAGCGTGAGATACTGGGTTTATAACAAGGTTGGTGCTGCTGGTGGTCTTCAGATCACACACCGAGGAGCAAGCACATAAAACAGGATTCCCACATGGCTGTGCCTCAGCCTCTCCTGTGGGGCCTATTAAATAAGTGATTCCTGACACCCCACCTCCccgacacacgcacacactctaAGACGGTAGGTCGAGGGAGACGCCTGAGTATTTTGTAACAAAGCCACAAGCAATCCTGGGGTCCACCAGGATCACTGAAATCATTGATGAGAGCCCTCCTTGTGGGAAGGAGTCTTACATCCATATTTAAATGGGTGTTTTTTAGGAAGACAAATGCAAGATATGCTGGAAGAAACAGTTTCTCTCCCATGGGGCACATCAGATGGCAGACAGAGGAAGTGGTTATCAGCTCAACATAAAATGTCTGAGATACTAAgtgtagatcttaaatgtttgcaccacacacacacacacacacacacacacaggttacTGAGACATGATGCAGGTGTAGCTGActctatggtggtaatcattttgcagtatacaAATGTGTCCAATCAAAACGTTGTGCTCTTaaacttataaaatgttatatgtcaattctaCCTCCATGAAAGTGGAAAAAAGTACTGAATCCTTGCTCTCTACAAGTGGATAGATTGTAGATAGATTCTCACTCTTTGTTTTAAACAACAGAGTCCAAGTTGTTTTAAttgaaacaatatatatttactataatatttacatatttgctatacacatatacatgtatgtatatatagtcaGGGAGATGTATAATATCCATTTCAAatgtgtaatataaaatataaattatatttaataaatgctaaaatgtcttttaagataaatataaaaagtataaagcaaagtatatttatactttatgagtatatatatttataggtaAATGTATATCATGTATATGTTTACTTAGAGTATTACGCATCATTTATTTCAGCCAAGGCTACAGAACAGTCCTGAGGCCAACAGCCAGGAGGAAAATCCATAGACCCACCCTAGGTCAAGGCCCAAATAGGAACCACTGTCCGTGGTGCTGGTCACAGATGCCACTGTTCACACCACTGGTCCATGAGGCAAGGACTGCTAAGGACTGCTATGGCTACTGCTCCTGGCAGGTGGATGACAAGACTGCCACTCACATCGCCTGTGCCAAATGCATCAGCACTGTCCCAGCTTCCTTGTCTCCACATCCTGAGTCGAAGTCTGGTATGTGGTCACCTGGCTGGTGGAGTCTTAGGCCGTGTCCAGCTGCAACAACGTTGGCATCATGATTTTGCTCTGGATTCCCAGGGAGTGATCACCAACTTTGTTGCACTTGAACTCCTCATTTATGCTAGTCTCTGCATTCCTGGCCATAGCCTTGTGAGAGGCCATGCATTCAGGTGTTTCCCAAAGTCACCCCTGTTGTAGGCAGACTCTAAGATGACTCCAAAGTGCCCATCCTCTTGTATCCATGCCTTTGAGTGACAGCCACTGTGGAACAGAAACTGGTTATAGTGACTTGCTGGTAACAAATAGAATAGGGTGAAGTCATACAAAGTATATCTGGGAACACCAAGCACAAGACATGAGGGACCTGGAGTCAAGTGTGTCCAGGTGGGACGTCAAGCCAGGCTGGGGAAGTACGGGTTTCTGAGGGAAACAATGACAAAGGACCCTGCATTCCTTTCCCTTCTGTGGGGTTCTTCTATAGACCTCAACCTCCACAGCCACTGCCATCAGATGGcatgaggaggaggaaaaaggtcACCAGCAGTGATGGTCATCATGGCTGGAAGGACAGGTGAACTCTGTAAACAggacaagaagaaaagggaagaaacaacGTCTCCCAAAGGTAACATCTCGGGAGCCAAACACGCCCCCAGGGCAGCCCCATGACCAGAAAATGAGGAGGAGAATAGTCTCTAGTCTTCCTGTGATGCCCCTGTGGCCCAGGTCTCCCTTCCTCCAACCCAGGACACTGTCCCAGGGAGCCCACACTGGTGCACCCTGTGTATATATCTCTGCTCATCTCCAGAACAGACCACCATGGCCACCCACTCTTGGAAGTCCTCCTCCCTCTGTATGTATTAGTTCTGTCGTGTGCAGCAGAATCCAGCTCCAGTGGGATGAATGGGACGCAGCTTCTATGTGTCTCCCAAGAGTGAGTCAAGCCATCCAGGGCTGTGAGGGTATCTCTGCCCCACAAGGCTGTCCAGGCATGCAGCTTCCTGTGACCTAGGAAGTTGCCCTTAGTAGCATGAGCCAGAGTACCTAAGACCATGTCCATGGTCCATGTGCCATgtagagaaagcaggaaaagaggaaGTTTCCCTCCTTTCAGGGCAACACCTCCTACATCATTCTGCTTCACCATAATGGCTGGAATGTagtcacacagacacacatagcCTCATGGGAGGCTGGTGCATGAATCTGGTTTGAATCTGAGTGACTCTGTGCTCCCATGACTCTATCACTATGGAATAAGGATGATTTTTGctgtacttaaatttttaaaaatggatacgATGGAGGAGGAAATTTACTGTTCACTCTGTACTCCCTTATGTTATACAAAGTTTTTATATCTTCTgcatgtctcagtcagttgacaTGAATTTTGAATTAGCAAGAAAGCCTACCTCCATTTAGCAGACACATATTAGGCAGTAGTAGAGGGTCAGCTCTCCACTAGGCCAcagttacagaaataaaaaggaattcacAGTGAGGTGAATAACCTGGTAAATGCAACTAGTATAATGAGTTCTGGGAAGCACCCTCCAGGCAGAAGcttgttgagtgcctactgtgggCCTGGTGTTGTGCCACATGCTAGAGACAAAAAGAAGATGCAGGTACATACCATGTGACCTAAATGTCTCCTTCTGATGAGCTTCTGTGCCAACCCCTGACTTTCCAGGAACCCTACCTCTGTGTCTTGTTCCTGTGTGGGAATGAGCTGAGACTTGGAAAGAGAACCTTTGCCCATTTGGTCCAAAAATTAGTGAAAATGTTTAGGTAGAGAATACTAACGTTCTTATGTAACTTACTCACCAATACAAAAGAATATCATTAAGAAAGTAAATGgatgaaggaaagaaaccaacaaaGTGGAATTACAAGAAGTAACTTTGTGGGATTCTGTATGTGGCAAACTGGAAGAAATTGTGGGAGACCAGGATTTGCCTGGGAGTATGACacaggaaagcaaaaagaaaaagttcagttTAGTGATAATGCTTTCCTAGAGGTTTAGAAGGTCTGACAAGTCCAGGGTGAAGTGTTCAGAGAAGATGACCTCTGAGGCTCGACAAAGTTGAGACAGACCATTCCAAACGATAATGTGAATCTTGTATCTAGAACTCTGCTTTAATAACACAGCTCAGCTGTGCAGTTCTCTTCTCCAACGAGACACTCAGAGTGATAATCGTCTTGTTCAGTGATTGGGCACCTGTGTATGAATCCACCCAGTTTAGAGAATGTGGTACCCTCCATTCCTGCCATCTGCCAACTGGAACTCCCTGTTGCATACAGATTCTATAATAAAGCCCAATGGGCTCCACCTCTTGGTCCACTGGCCTTGGGGAGTCTCCTCCCACTGAGTGTGGGTGGGACCTGGAAAATCCTCTAACCAATAAAATGTGGCAGTGGTGATGTTGGATCATATAACACCTGGCCAGTTTTCTACTATCTGCTCAAATTACAAGCTTTGCTGAGGCCAGCAGCTGCATTAGAAAGAGCAGAAACTGATTTCAGTCTTCTGTCTACATCCAGCAAGACACTGAGGCCCCCAGCCCACAACCAGCAAGGGAACTCTCAGTCCTCCCCCTAAGGCAGGCTTTCCATTTCTTGAAGACAGACATCCTGTTCTCTTTACAACGTGAATGTCAAGTTCTTTGCTCTTCCTGCATCTGGGAGGCCCCATGAGTGAGGAAAGGCAGGATAGGAGGAAGTACCTTGAGGAGAGTGAGGCTAGACTTGGTCTCACCTCTCACCTTGGAGAGCAGGTATCACCAGGAGGTCACTTAGAAACAGAGAAGACAGGGACAGCAGGGATTAGAAGGACATGAATGGCCACCCCAGTGTCTCTCAGGCCTGCACAGGGCTGTGTTTTGGGCTGTGAATAGAACAGTGATGAagaaactctgtccccaccccccatagCTGGTCTTTCTCCCTCAGCATTGTGGACAGCCCACCTCACAGCCCAGATGCACACACCGTGGACTCCGTACAGCCCAGGTATGACCCTCTCTCCCACCATCTGCAGCAAACCAACTCCATCAGCCAATGTAGAACCAACTCTTCTGTCACTTCAAACCCCATGGACTTACTTATAGGGACTGTGAGAAATGCATACTCTTCACAAGACTCAGTTCTGGAGGAGGAGAAGCTGTCAGAGCCATAGAATGAGGTGACTCTTAATGCAGCAGGTGAACAGTGTccaggaatgaaaaacaaaacaaaacaaaacaaacaaacaaacaaaaaacagtgggcTCTTGGGCTCAGGAGTCTGACTGCTTTTTAGAATCATGGCTCAGCCAATTGAGTCATGTAACTTCTGAGTGATCTTGATTTCCTTGCCTATAAATTGGAATTGATAGCTTTCCCTGTCTCATGGGACTATTATGAGGTTGAAATGATTCAATTCATGCAAATCCCTTAAACCAGAACTCTGGGGAGGAAGAGAGTCCCACCAATGTAGctcctgttttcttcctcctaCATGACAAGTACCAGTTCTCCCTGTCACTCATCAGCCTGAGCCCCTCTCACTTCCTGCAGATGAAGAGCTGTTCCGTCACATATATCCCATGGGGTGGTGGTGAGGCAACCATGAAATGGCCAGTGTGGAGGTACAGTTGAGGAATCCTCAGAGCAGTgggtgccctctctctctctttctctctctctctcccatatgTATGTTCAATTATACACATCTATACAAACCTCCATACACAAATACCCATACACACTTCTATGGGATTGTGAACCCacccagacagacagacacacatacacataacacACTCCCTTCACATTTGCCATTTCACCCAGGGAATGGCTCACTCCCacttcatcattttaaaaattttagtatctTGAGGGAGAAACACCAGAGAATATTTGTCTCACTAGAAAGAATCCCACTCCCTAGGGACTCTGGTACTTTCTGGATCTCAGCATGCCTGCTCCTGGAGCTCTCCTAAGTGAGTGGGAGATGTGACCTTAGATTGAGATTCTGGAATCCAGCGGCAGCCATGTGCACTGCCCGCCTGGTATTGGGACTCTGGGCGTCCAGCAGGTCTTCAGCCTCTCACCTTCTAACTGCTCTCCCACCCTGGtgtgccccccactccccaccccaggatTTGCTACACAGAAGGATGTTGCCACATTACCTTCAGAATGAACAGAACACTGAGGTTAGGAAGTTCTAGATCAGAAGGAAGAAACCTGGACCTCTTCCCCACCCGAGTTCTTGTTGTTCTAGAGCACACCTCCAGCAACTCTACTTCCGACCATCTAAACTGCTGCTCAAACAACCCCAGTGATGAGAGCTCCATCACATCAGTGATGAGAGAGAACCTGGTCAGCAGATGCCCTCTCGATGAGCATAGTGGCTGGGAAAATGGATCTGAGGAGTAAAGGAAAGGTGAGGGGTGTCTCTGTGCCTGGACTCTGCTGCAAGTCTCTAGAAGGGCTCCTGTTTCCCTGATATGTGGCTCCACTTCTCATCCCTCCCAAATCCTGTCTCATGGTGATGGGCTTACGCAGTCCTTCATGTTACACATGGCATGTGAATCTGTGCTCCTCTCAAGAAGACAGCACAATGGCCAAGCACTTCTGGATGGTTCCATCCTCTTCTGCCTGGTCTCCACAAGCTTCTTGTCCTGGGTCTGGTGCTCCCTGGCACACTGTTAGGTCAGGGTGAGATGTACAGGGCAGAAGCCCAGGGCACACCACACCCCAGGGTGACCTTACAGTCAGAGAGGGGGTGGTGGGTCACATGTGTTCTGGTAGGGTCTGTGGTAGACAAAACAGGGAGGGCTAAGGCAAAGCCTTCTAAAGCATCTACTACAAACCATGATGCCTACTGGCCTCCCATCTGTGCCAGGATAGCGGGCAATGATGAAATGACCATAGATGGCAGAGGTCCATGTCCAAACTCAGGTGGTTGTCAATGTCCTAGCCACCCTGTCACCGCCCACCGTCCTGTGTCCTCCTGGAGCCCCCAGTCATGGTGAACTGCAGGGTTGGGGGCCTGCCCAACTCCTCTCCAGGACTAGGCAGTGTCGGTCAGGGCAGAGCATGCCGGCAGAGGCCCTCCAGCTTTTGTCCCTGCACCACCCCACTGGGCTGCTCTGCAGGGAACATTCACCCTGTAGACTATGATCTTGTGATATAATAGAAGGATATATGTTGGTCCTCTGACAGTTCCTGCACACAGCTCGTAAAATGTTTGTCATTTCCTACATGATGAGAATCATAGGAGCATCTCTTTTTAGATTTGTTCCCACTTACTGAGAAAGCTTTACAAAAGATCCTGGTCCATTACTTACACACAGTACCCAACTTCACTGCCCAATGTCTCTCTCCTCCTATGCTGTGAGCCCTTAGAAGGCAGGACTCTTGGTGTCTGTAACCAAACCATTTGGCAAACTGTGGAATTCAAGCTTCTGTATGGATCTCGTGGTAAAATCTGAGCAGCCTCCGTCTTCAGCTTTAGTTGAGCCTCTCGCTGATTTATGCCGTTAATCCACATGCAAATCTCTTCCCTGTTTCATATGCTAAGTTCTCATGACATTTACTAGAAATTATTAAACTATAACCTATGCCCTGAAATCACTCTGTCCACTTTCACCCCACACCTTGCCCACCCTAACCTCTCCCTGCTTGGaaccccacccctctcccatcaacccaaatcatacacacacacatcagactCTACACAAAGTTCCACCTCATCCATGACACTTTCCCTTCTCACTGGGGTGTCTGGCCTATCGACTCTGTGACCATTTCTCTACTTTTCATTTGACATCTAAGGAGGTACCTGTCTTCAGTATCTCTCAGGGTGCCTCACAAGCTCAATAACGTGATCACAAAAGTATGGCTGCTTTCCCATCTTAATTGTAAGCTCTATGAGGTCAAACAGTAGGTCATCCTTTCTGGTGCCCAACCTACAGTGACCTAAAGAAGTGTCCCTGACCCACTGAGTCGGCTTAGTCAGTTAGCTAATTAATCAATGATACAAAGACCCTGCCCCTCTGACCAGACTGTAGCCGCCTTCACTCTCCAGTGACAGCTTGTGCACACCTGCCTGCCCCAGCTGCCACTAGGGGCATTCCTGACAAGAGGGTC contains the following coding sequences:
- the FLAI-K gene encoding saoe class I histocompatibility antigen, A alpha chain-like isoform X7, with the protein product MRVVMPPTLLLLSGALAVTQTWAGSHSLRYFHTAMSRPGRGEPRFISVGYVDDTQFVRFDTDALNPRSEPRARWMEQVGSEYWDQETRNAKDNAQKFRVSLQNMRGYYNQSDSGFTLITAALGAGTGSHNIQWMYGCDIGPNSRLLRGYSQVSYDGKDYIALNEDLGSWTAADTAAQITRHTWEVACAAEHYRNYLEGVCVESLTKYLEMGKERLLRAESPKTHVTRHRISDHEVTLRCWALGFYPAEITLTWQHDGQDHTQDTELVETRPAGDGTFQKWAAVVVPSGEEQRYTCHVQHEGLPEPITLRWGRKGPSYSHAARDDSTQGSDSSLMAPKV
- the FLAI-K gene encoding saoe class I histocompatibility antigen, A alpha chain-like isoform X6, encoding MRVVMPPTLLLLSGALAVTQTWAGSHSLRYFHTAMSRPGRGEPRFISVGYVDDTQFVRFDTDALNPRSEPRARWMEQVGSEYWDQETRNAKDNAQKFRVSLQNMRGYYNQSDSGFTLITAALGAGTGSHNIQWMYGCDIGPNSRLLRGYSQVSYDGKDYIALNEDLGSWTAADTAAQITRHTWEVACAAEHYRNYLEGVCVESLTKYLEMGKERLLRAEITLTWQHDGQDHTQDTELVETRPAGDGTFQKWAAVVVPSGEEQRYTCHVQHEGLPEPITLRWEPSSQPSIPILGIIVAVVVLVVIVVVGAVIWRKKFSGRKGPSYSHAARDDSTQGSDSSLMAPKV
- the FLAI-K gene encoding saoe class I histocompatibility antigen, A alpha chain-like isoform X1, yielding MRVVMPPTLLLLSGALAVTQTWAGSHSLRYFHTAMSRPGRGEPRFISVGYVDDTQFVRFDTDALNPRSEPRARWMEQVGSEYWDQETRNAKDNAQKFRVSLQNMRGYYNQSDSGFTLITAALGAGTGSHNIQWMYGCDIGPNSRLLRGYSQVSYDGKDYIALNEDLGSWTAADTAAQITRHTWEVACAAEHYRNYLEGVCVESLTKYLEMGKERLLRAESPKTHVTRHRISDHEVTLRCWALGFYPAEITLTWQHDGQDHTQDTELVETRPAGDGTFQKWAAVVVPSGEEQRYTCHVQHEGLPEPITLRWEPSSQPSIPILGIIVAVVVLVVIVVVGAVIWRKKFSGRKGPSYSHAARDDSTQGSDSSLMAPKV
- the FLAI-K gene encoding saoe class I histocompatibility antigen, A alpha chain-like isoform X5, with the translated sequence MRVVMPPTLLLLSGALAVTQTWAGSHSLRYFHTAMSRPGRGEPRFISVGYVDDTQFVRFDTDALNPRSEPRARWMEQVGSEYWDQETRNAKDNAQKFRVSLQNMRGYYNQSDSGSHNIQWMYGCDIGPNSRLLRGYSQVSYDGKDYIALNEDLGSWTAADTAAQITRHTWEVACAAEHYRNYLEGVCVESLTKYLEMGKERLLRAESPKTHVTRHRISDHEVTLRCWALGFYPAEITLTWQHDGQDHTQDTELVETRPAGDGTFQKWAAVVVPSGEEQRYTCHVQHEGLPEPITLRWEPSSQPSIPILGIIVAVVVLVVIVVVGAVIWRKKFSGRKGPSYSHAARDDSTQGSDSSLMAPKV